The Pseudomonas azotoformans genome has a segment encoding these proteins:
- a CDS encoding ABC transporter permease: protein MNFDLYGFGPALAAGALMTVKLALTALCLGLVLGLAGALAKTSPYKPLQWVGGAYSTIVRGIPELLWVLLIYFGTVNLMRALGEFFGNPDLSLSAFAAGVIALGLCFGAYATEVFRGAILAIPKGHREAGVALGLSRFRIFTRLIMPQMWRIALPGLGNLFMILMKDTALVSVIGLEEIMRHAQIGVTVTKQPFTFFMVAAFMYLGLTVLAMTGMYFLEKRAARGFARSTQ, encoded by the coding sequence ATGAATTTCGATCTCTACGGATTCGGCCCGGCGCTCGCCGCTGGCGCGCTGATGACCGTCAAACTGGCGCTCACGGCCCTGTGCCTTGGGCTGGTGCTCGGCCTTGCCGGGGCCTTGGCCAAGACTTCGCCGTACAAGCCACTGCAGTGGGTGGGCGGTGCGTATTCGACCATTGTTCGCGGCATTCCCGAACTGTTGTGGGTACTGCTGATTTATTTCGGCACGGTCAATCTGATGCGTGCCCTTGGCGAGTTCTTCGGTAACCCCGACCTTTCCCTCAGCGCCTTTGCCGCCGGGGTGATCGCCCTGGGCCTGTGCTTTGGCGCCTACGCGACGGAAGTGTTCCGTGGCGCGATTCTGGCGATTCCCAAGGGCCACCGCGAAGCCGGTGTGGCGCTGGGACTGTCGAGGTTCAGGATTTTCACCCGGTTGATCATGCCGCAGATGTGGCGCATCGCCCTGCCGGGCCTGGGCAACCTGTTCATGATCCTGATGAAGGACACCGCACTGGTGTCGGTGATCGGCCTGGAAGAAATCATGCGCCATGCGCAGATCGGCGTAACCGTCACCAAGCAGCCATTCACCTTCTTCATGGTGGCCGCGTTCATGTACCTGGGCCTCACGGTCCTGGCTATGACCGGCATGTACTTCCTGGAAAAACGCGCCGCCCGCGGCTTTGCGAGGAGCACCCAATGA
- the gabP gene encoding GABA permease gives MSSTQSSNDLEQGLKPRHVTMLSIAGVIGAGLFVGSGHAIAAAGPAVLLAYAAAGTLVVLVMRMLAEMAVASPDTGSFSTYADRAIGHWAGFTIGWLYWWFWVLVIPLEANAAATILHAWFPDVAIWAFTLIITLLLTATNLFSVKNYGEFEFWFALIKVVAIVGFVILGLAAIFGFLPTSQVSGVSHLFDTQGFMPNGMGAVLAAILTTMFSFMGTEIVTIAAAESKNPGQQITKATNSVIWRIGLFYLLSIFIVVSLVPWNDPTLAAVGSYQTVLERMGIPNAKLIVDLVVLVAVTSCLNSALYTASRMLFSLGRRGDAPAVAKRTNKSGTPYWAVLLSTGAAFLAVFANYVAPAAVFEFLLASSGAIALLVYLVIAVSQLRMRQKRTAAGEKIVFKMWLFPGLTYAVMVFIVGTLTIMLFQEAHRVEIIATGVLSLLVVAAGLIVASRRKAQRVGAAVLN, from the coding sequence ATGAGTAGTACGCAAAGCTCCAATGACCTCGAACAGGGGCTCAAACCGCGTCACGTCACCATGCTGTCGATTGCCGGCGTTATTGGTGCCGGTTTGTTTGTTGGCTCCGGCCACGCGATTGCAGCTGCCGGCCCGGCCGTACTGCTGGCCTATGCCGCAGCGGGCACGCTGGTGGTATTGGTGATGCGCATGCTGGCCGAAATGGCCGTGGCGTCGCCGGACACCGGTTCGTTCTCCACTTACGCCGACCGGGCGATTGGCCATTGGGCCGGTTTCACCATCGGCTGGTTGTACTGGTGGTTCTGGGTATTGGTGATTCCATTGGAAGCCAACGCGGCGGCGACCATTCTGCATGCCTGGTTCCCGGACGTGGCCATTTGGGCCTTTACGCTGATCATCACTTTGCTGTTGACCGCGACCAACCTGTTCAGCGTGAAGAACTACGGCGAGTTCGAGTTCTGGTTTGCGTTGATCAAGGTTGTGGCCATCGTCGGCTTCGTGATCCTCGGCCTGGCCGCGATCTTCGGCTTCCTGCCGACCAGCCAGGTCAGCGGCGTTTCGCATCTGTTCGACACCCAAGGCTTCATGCCCAACGGCATGGGCGCCGTGTTGGCGGCAATCCTGACCACCATGTTCTCCTTCATGGGCACCGAGATTGTCACTATCGCGGCAGCTGAGTCGAAGAACCCAGGCCAGCAGATCACCAAGGCCACCAACTCGGTGATCTGGCGCATTGGTTTGTTCTACCTGCTGTCGATCTTCATCGTGGTGTCCCTGGTGCCATGGAACGATCCGACCCTGGCGGCCGTTGGTTCCTACCAGACCGTGCTGGAGCGCATGGGCATTCCGAATGCCAAGCTGATCGTCGATCTGGTGGTACTGGTTGCGGTGACCAGCTGCTTGAACTCGGCGCTGTACACCGCCTCGCGCATGCTGTTCTCCCTGGGTCGTCGCGGTGATGCGCCGGCGGTGGCCAAGCGCACCAACAAGAGTGGCACGCCTTACTGGGCGGTGTTGCTGTCGACTGGCGCGGCGTTCCTGGCGGTATTCGCCAACTACGTGGCCCCTGCGGCAGTGTTCGAGTTCCTGCTGGCCAGCTCCGGCGCCATTGCGTTGCTGGTGTACCTGGTGATCGCGGTGTCGCAACTGCGCATGCGCCAGAAGCGCACGGCGGCGGGCGAGAAGATTGTTTTCAAAATGTGGCTGTTCCCAGGCCTGACCTACGCAGTAATGGTGTTCATCGTGGGCACGCTGACCATCATGCTGTTCCAGGAAGCGCACCGGGTCGAGATCATTGCGACCGGCGTGTTGAGCTTGCTGGTAGTGGCGGCGGGGCTGATTGTGGCGAGCCGTCGCAAGGCGCAGAGAGTGGGTGCTGCGGTGCTGAATTGA
- a CDS encoding alpha/beta hydrolase family protein — MNLNDASLRLPSASPARDHGEPFKEPAADGHLLGGFTWRHIRTDPTRPVVIINAATSVRCRHYARFADYLFTNGFDVITYDYRGIGESRSGSLRGFKASWSDWGVLDFEAMLQRAQREFPGQPIDVVGHSFGGCAAGLGASGAVIRRMVTVGAQFAYWRDYAASVRWQMFAKWHVMMPLLTALCGHFPGKRLGWLEDTPAGVVRDWSTPTPRYETRPSGRALDELPFSRVKAQILAISITDDPFGTVAAIERLLGYFDGSECTHLRIAPEDIGEKTVGHFAFFRSEYQDRLWPIALAWLQNGQLTADTLGISPNLRFNTPPRPKTLGR, encoded by the coding sequence ATGAATTTGAACGACGCCTCTTTGCGATTGCCCTCGGCCTCACCGGCGCGCGACCACGGCGAACCTTTCAAGGAGCCCGCCGCCGACGGCCACCTGCTAGGCGGCTTCACCTGGCGCCACATCAGAACCGATCCCACACGCCCCGTGGTCATCATCAACGCTGCCACCTCCGTGCGCTGCCGCCACTACGCCCGCTTCGCCGACTACCTGTTCACCAACGGCTTTGACGTCATCACCTACGACTACCGTGGCATCGGCGAATCCCGCAGCGGCTCATTGCGCGGCTTCAAGGCTTCATGGTCGGACTGGGGCGTGCTGGATTTCGAGGCCATGTTGCAACGTGCGCAACGGGAGTTCCCGGGGCAGCCGATTGATGTGGTCGGCCACAGCTTCGGTGGCTGCGCGGCAGGGCTCGGGGCGTCGGGTGCGGTCATTCGGCGAATGGTGACCGTGGGCGCGCAATTTGCGTACTGGCGCGATTACGCAGCAAGTGTGCGCTGGCAGATGTTTGCCAAGTGGCATGTGATGATGCCGCTACTGACCGCGCTGTGCGGACACTTTCCCGGTAAGCGCCTGGGCTGGCTGGAAGATACACCGGCGGGCGTGGTGCGGGATTGGAGCACCCCGACGCCCAGATATGAAACACGCCCCAGCGGAAGAGCCCTGGATGAGTTGCCGTTCAGTCGCGTGAAGGCGCAGATACTGGCAATCAGCATTACCGACGATCCGTTCGGGACCGTCGCCGCCATCGAACGGTTATTGGGTTATTTCGACGGCAGTGAGTGCACTCATTTACGGATAGCGCCTGAGGATATAGGCGAAAAAACAGTCGGACATTTCGCATTTTTTCGCAGCGAGTATCAGGATCGGTTGTGGCCGATTGCACTGGCGTGGCTTCAAAACGGCCAATTGACTGCAGATACCCTTGGGATTTCCCCCAACCTGCGCTTCAATACCCCACCCAGACCCAAAACCCTAGGACGCTGA
- a CDS encoding ABC transporter substrate-binding protein, with protein sequence MQNYKKFLLAAAVSMAFSATAMAETLKMGIEAAYPPFNNKDASGNVVGFDKDIGDALCAKMKVEKCEVYVSDWDGIIPALNAKKFDFLVSSLSITDERKQAVDFTDPYYSNKLQFIAPKATADFKTDATYLKGKTIGAQRATLAGTYLEDKLPDTTAKLYDTQENAYLDLTSGRLDGILADKYVQYEWLKSKDGSAYEFKGDPVVESDKIGIAVRKGDPLRERLNKALAEIKADGTYKKINDKYFPFSIE encoded by the coding sequence ATGCAGAACTATAAAAAATTCCTTCTGGCCGCGGCCGTCTCGATGGCGTTCAGCGCCACGGCCATGGCAGAAACCTTGAAAATGGGGATCGAAGCGGCCTACCCGCCGTTCAACAATAAAGACGCCAGCGGCAACGTCGTCGGCTTCGACAAAGACATCGGCGACGCCCTGTGCGCCAAGATGAAAGTCGAGAAGTGCGAAGTGTATGTGTCCGACTGGGACGGCATCATCCCGGCCCTGAACGCCAAGAAGTTCGACTTCCTGGTGTCCTCGTTGTCGATCACCGACGAGCGCAAGCAAGCCGTCGACTTCACCGACCCGTACTACTCCAACAAGCTGCAGTTCATCGCGCCTAAAGCCACTGCGGACTTCAAGACCGACGCGACTTACCTGAAGGGCAAGACCATCGGCGCCCAACGCGCGACGCTGGCCGGCACCTACCTGGAAGACAAGCTGCCGGACACCACCGCCAAGCTGTACGACACCCAGGAAAACGCCTACCTCGACCTGACCTCTGGTCGCCTGGACGGCATCCTCGCCGACAAGTACGTGCAGTACGAATGGCTCAAGAGCAAAGACGGTTCAGCCTATGAATTCAAAGGCGACCCGGTTGTAGAAAGCGACAAGATCGGTATCGCCGTACGCAAGGGCGACCCACTGCGCGAGCGCCTGAACAAAGCCCTGGCAGAGATCAAGGCAGACGGCACCTACAAGAAGATCAACGACAAGTACTTCCCTTTCAGCATCGAATGA
- the relB gene encoding type II toxin-antitoxin system RelB family antitoxin, with the protein MSIPLSPIVSEFETEEQAASYDRWFRAKVQASIDDPRPSIPHDEALAEVERMLEERRKARRAAR; encoded by the coding sequence ATGAGCATCCCACTTTCTCCCATCGTTTCTGAGTTTGAAACTGAAGAGCAGGCTGCCAGCTATGACCGTTGGTTCCGTGCCAAGGTGCAGGCTTCGATTGATGATCCTCGACCTAGTATTCCGCATGATGAGGCTCTGGCTGAGGTTGAGAGGATGTTAGAAGAGAGGCGCAAGGCTCGCCGTGCTGCTCGTTAA
- a CDS encoding arsenic resistance protein translates to MTRDTLERNQMPLYFVVVLLAAGFGLLAPSFAHHLSALITPTIAVLMYAMFLQIPFLDVRQSLSNKRFLSALLLANFILIPSLVWALTQGLAGRPALLVGALLVLLTPCIDYVVVFTHIGKGDSRLMLAATPVLLLLQLALLPIYLSVMLGTQSEVVVEVGPFIEAFFLLIVVPMVLAVLTTSLARRSSLVSAWNDAWAWMPVPAMALVLFVVIGSQITSVVRDINLLLPVIPVYIAFLLLAPLMGALASRLFALPAVTARAVTFSASTRNSLVVLPLALALPEDVRGLAATAVILQTLVELLGELIYVRLIPKWVWPVGR, encoded by the coding sequence ATGACCCGCGATACCCTCGAACGCAACCAGATGCCTTTGTACTTCGTAGTCGTGCTGCTGGCTGCCGGTTTCGGCCTGCTCGCCCCCTCATTCGCCCACCACCTCAGCGCACTGATCACACCCACCATCGCGGTGCTGATGTACGCAATGTTCCTGCAAATCCCCTTTCTGGACGTGCGCCAAAGCCTTAGCAACAAACGCTTCCTGTCGGCATTGCTGCTCGCCAACTTCATCCTCATTCCGTCACTGGTATGGGCATTGACCCAAGGCCTGGCAGGACGCCCGGCACTGCTGGTAGGGGCGTTGCTGGTATTGCTGACCCCGTGCATCGACTACGTGGTGGTGTTTACCCATATCGGCAAGGGCGATTCGCGGCTGATGCTGGCGGCGACGCCGGTGTTGTTGTTGCTGCAGTTGGCGTTGTTGCCGATCTATCTGAGCGTAATGCTCGGTACGCAATCTGAGGTGGTGGTGGAGGTGGGGCCGTTTATCGAGGCGTTCTTCCTGCTGATCGTGGTGCCGATGGTTCTGGCGGTGCTCACCACTTCCCTGGCACGGCGATCATCGCTCGTCAGTGCCTGGAACGACGCCTGGGCCTGGATGCCGGTGCCAGCGATGGCGCTGGTGCTGTTTGTGGTGATCGGCTCGCAAATCACCTCGGTGGTGCGGGATATCAACCTGTTGCTGCCGGTGATCCCGGTGTACATCGCTTTCCTGTTGCTGGCGCCGTTGATGGGCGCGCTGGCATCGCGGCTGTTTGCGCTGCCTGCGGTGACGGCCAGGGCGGTGACGTTCAGCGCATCGACGCGCAATTCACTGGTGGTGTTGCCCTTGGCGCTGGCGCTGCCGGAGGATGTGCGCGGGTTGGCGGCGACAGCGGTGATCCTGCAAACCCTGGTCGAACTGCTGGGTGAGTTGATTTACGTTCGATTGATCCCGAAATGGGTGTGGCCCGTGGGTCGGTAA
- a CDS encoding type II toxin-antitoxin system RelE/ParE family toxin: MLVKWRPEAIVALTEIIDFIEQYNPVAAASLHRIIVAATEHLSSMPYGFKQGRLSGTREMVVHPNYLVVYRVMEQVEILTVLHTRQEYPSDAIVPLHSTLRQ, encoded by the coding sequence CTGCTCGTTAAGTGGCGACCCGAGGCTATTGTGGCCTTGACTGAAATTATTGATTTCATTGAGCAGTACAACCCCGTTGCAGCGGCTTCGCTGCACCGTATCATTGTTGCTGCTACTGAACATTTGTCTTCAATGCCGTATGGATTCAAGCAAGGCCGCTTGTCAGGCACTCGGGAAATGGTCGTTCATCCAAACTATTTAGTTGTGTATCGAGTGATGGAGCAGGTTGAAATTCTGACCGTACTGCACACACGTCAAGAATACCCCTCGGATGCAATCGTTCCGCTCCACTCGACCTTGCGCCAATAG
- a CDS encoding oxidative damage protection protein: MTRTIMCRKYKEELPGLERPPYPGAKGQDIFEHVSAKAWGDWLKHQTLLINEKRLNMMNAEDRKYLAGEMDKFFSGEDYAKADGYVPPAQ; this comes from the coding sequence ATGACCCGCACCATCATGTGCCGCAAGTACAAAGAAGAATTGCCAGGCCTCGAACGCCCTCCGTACCCAGGCGCCAAGGGCCAGGACATTTTCGAGCACGTCTCCGCCAAAGCCTGGGGCGACTGGCTGAAACACCAGACCCTGCTGATCAACGAAAAACGCCTGAACATGATGAACGCCGAAGACCGTAAATACCTGGCGGGCGAAATGGACAAGTTCTTTTCCGGCGAAGATTACGCCAAGGCCGACGGCTACGTGCCGCCTGCTCAATAA
- a CDS encoding ABC transporter ATP-binding protein → MAEATPALEIRNLHKRYGELEVLKGISLTARDGDVISILGSSGSGKSTFLRCINLLENPHQGQILVAGEELKLKAAKNGELMAADGKQINRLRSEIGFVFQNFNLWPHMSILDNIIEAPRRVLGQSKAEAIEVAEALLAKVGIADKRHAYPAQLSGGQQQRAAIARTLAMQPKVILFDEPTSALDPEMVQEVLNVIRALAEEGRTMLLVTHEMGFARQVSSEVVFLHQGLVEEQGSPQQVFENPLSARCKQFMSSNR, encoded by the coding sequence ATGGCCGAGGCCACGCCCGCGCTTGAAATCCGCAACTTGCATAAACGCTATGGTGAGCTGGAGGTACTTAAAGGTATCTCGCTGACCGCTCGCGACGGCGATGTGATCTCGATCCTGGGTTCCTCCGGTTCCGGCAAGTCCACCTTCCTGCGCTGCATCAACCTGCTGGAAAACCCGCACCAGGGCCAGATCCTGGTCGCCGGCGAAGAACTCAAGCTCAAGGCCGCAAAAAACGGCGAGCTGATGGCCGCCGACGGTAAGCAGATCAACCGCCTGCGCAGCGAAATCGGTTTTGTGTTTCAAAACTTTAACCTGTGGCCGCACATGAGCATCCTCGACAACATCATCGAGGCCCCTCGTCGCGTGCTTGGCCAAAGCAAGGCCGAAGCCATCGAAGTGGCCGAAGCCTTGCTGGCCAAGGTCGGCATTGCTGACAAACGCCACGCTTACCCCGCGCAATTGTCCGGCGGCCAGCAGCAACGGGCGGCCATTGCACGCACCCTGGCGATGCAGCCTAAAGTCATCCTGTTCGATGAGCCCACTTCGGCGCTTGACCCGGAAATGGTTCAGGAAGTACTTAATGTGATCCGCGCGCTGGCCGAAGAAGGCCGCACCATGCTGCTGGTCACCCATGAAATGGGCTTCGCCCGCCAGGTGTCCAGTGAAGTGGTGTTCCTGCACCAGGGCCTGGTCGAAGAGCAAGGATCGCCACAGCAGGTGTTTGAAAACCCGCTTTCGGCGCGCTGCAAACAATTCATGTCCAGCAACCGCTAA
- a CDS encoding ArnT family glycosyltransferase produces MDHRNRFRLESLGIFLFALLLFTLGIWDQQPQGFDGRWALFLQEMFRHGASLFPTTYGQPYADYPGTATFFSYVFARLLGAPNHLANVLPTALASAGVVAVVYRLLVPANRQWALLTVLLTLLTTQLLEKSRSVCLDQMVALLCVGSFYLLHSGGRWRRLAVFPLFVLGFAIRGPLGLIEVCGVVCVYWALGKPGERVKQVLVHGAVGLVLLAACWWLLVKLARISGGDAFADEVFKMQVGGRLDETGEPFYFYFQLSLYRYFPVVPLVLATMIALRHRWSERLEGDMQLVVRLGACGLMILLGLSVPHFKRAYYILPMVPMFAAVAAYGLLQAPSWLSGVRRCYEGLVVALPALCVVVVFVCRHGWQKHGYWPDVSLPLLMGVLVVLQVAALMAWRRAGRLVWLSLIALLAQWLLLVAVVEPSKDMQFDTRKFVGQVEALRVETPGPLVFINLGRDTWAVRYMMNLDHDEQPLFIGGQQLEGLEGLPRPAWVIVSRKETALLQGTPLERQAPTFEGRLNDNPLMVFLLK; encoded by the coding sequence ATGGATCACCGCAACCGTTTTCGCCTGGAGTCCCTGGGCATTTTCCTGTTCGCCCTGCTGTTGTTCACCCTGGGTATCTGGGATCAGCAGCCCCAAGGGTTTGACGGACGCTGGGCGCTGTTCCTGCAAGAAATGTTTCGCCATGGCGCGAGTCTTTTCCCGACCACCTATGGTCAGCCCTACGCGGATTACCCCGGCACCGCGACGTTCTTCAGCTATGTGTTTGCCCGACTGTTGGGCGCCCCTAACCATTTGGCGAATGTACTGCCCACCGCCCTGGCTTCTGCGGGCGTGGTGGCCGTGGTCTATCGCCTGCTGGTCCCGGCGAATCGCCAGTGGGCGCTGCTCACTGTGTTGTTGACCTTGCTCACGACCCAATTGCTCGAAAAATCCCGCTCAGTCTGCCTGGATCAGATGGTGGCATTGTTGTGTGTGGGAAGTTTCTACCTGCTGCACAGTGGCGGGCGCTGGAGGCGGCTTGCGGTGTTTCCGTTGTTCGTCCTGGGCTTTGCGATACGCGGGCCGCTGGGATTGATCGAAGTCTGTGGCGTGGTGTGCGTGTACTGGGCGTTGGGCAAGCCTGGGGAGCGGGTGAAACAGGTGCTGGTTCACGGCGCTGTTGGCCTGGTGTTGCTGGCAGCCTGTTGGTGGTTGCTGGTGAAGTTGGCGCGCATCAGCGGGGGTGACGCCTTTGCCGACGAGGTGTTCAAGATGCAGGTGGGCGGCCGCCTCGATGAAACCGGCGAGCCGTTCTATTTCTACTTCCAACTGAGCCTGTACCGCTACTTCCCGGTGGTGCCGTTGGTGCTGGCCACCATGATTGCGCTGCGTCATCGCTGGTCCGAGCGGCTCGAAGGCGATATGCAACTGGTGGTGCGACTCGGCGCCTGCGGCTTGATGATCTTGCTCGGGCTGTCGGTGCCGCACTTCAAGCGTGCCTATTACATCCTGCCCATGGTGCCGATGTTTGCGGCTGTCGCGGCCTATGGGCTGCTCCAGGCGCCGAGTTGGCTCTCGGGCGTGCGCCGATGCTACGAAGGGCTGGTCGTGGCGCTACCGGCGTTGTGCGTGGTTGTAGTCTTTGTCTGTCGGCATGGGTGGCAAAAGCATGGTTACTGGCCCGACGTTTCGCTGCCGCTGTTGATGGGTGTGCTGGTGGTGCTGCAAGTGGCAGCGCTGATGGCCTGGCGGCGAGCGGGGCGGTTGGTGTGGCTCAGCCTGATCGCATTGCTGGCGCAATGGTTGTTATTGGTGGCGGTGGTGGAGCCGTCCAAGGATATGCAGTTCGATACCCGCAAGTTTGTCGGTCAGGTAGAAGCGTTGCGTGTCGAGACGCCTGGGCCGCTGGTGTTTATCAATTTGGGGCGAGACACCTGGGCGGTGCGCTACATGATGAACCTGGATCATGATGAGCAACCGCTGTTTATCGGCGGTCAACAGCTTGAGGGCTTGGAGGGCTTGCCTCGACCTGCCTGGGTAATCGTGTCGCGCAAGGAGACCGCACTGCTGCAGGGAACGCCGCTTGAGCGTCAGGCGCCGACCTTTGAGGGGCGGTTGAACGACAATCCGCTGATGGTGTTTTTGCTGAAATGA